One window of Burkholderia vietnamiensis LMG 10929 genomic DNA carries:
- the fba gene encoding class II fructose-bisphosphate aldolase (catalyzes the reversible aldol condensation of dihydroxyacetonephosphate and glyceraldehyde 3-phosphate in the Calvin cycle, glycolysis, and/or gluconeogenesis), with protein MPLVSMRQLLDHAAEHGYGLPAFNVNNLEQVQAIMAAADQVGAPVIMQASAGARKYAGEPFLRHLIEAAVESYPHIPVVMHQDHGQSPAVCMAAIRSGFTSVMMDGSLEADGKTVASYEYNVDVSRKVVEMAHSIGVTVEAELGVLGSLETMKGDKEDGHGAEGTMTREQLLTDPEQAADFVKLTQCDALAIAIGTSHGAYKFSKKPTGDILSIQRIKEIHARIPNTHLVMHGSSSVPQELLAEIREFGGDMKETYGVPVEEIQEGIKHGVRKVNIDTDLRLAITGAIRRYLFENPGKFDPRDYLKPAREAAKKVCVDRYLAFGCEGQAAKIKPVSLDKIAEQYKSGALAQVVR; from the coding sequence ATGCCTCTCGTATCAATGCGTCAATTGCTGGACCACGCGGCAGAGCACGGTTACGGCCTGCCGGCCTTCAACGTGAACAACCTGGAGCAGGTCCAGGCGATCATGGCGGCGGCGGACCAGGTCGGCGCGCCCGTGATCATGCAGGCATCGGCCGGCGCGCGTAAGTATGCTGGCGAGCCGTTCCTGCGCCACCTGATCGAAGCGGCGGTCGAGTCGTATCCGCACATCCCGGTCGTGATGCACCAGGACCACGGCCAGTCGCCGGCCGTGTGCATGGCCGCGATCCGCAGCGGTTTCACCAGCGTGATGATGGACGGTTCGCTCGAAGCCGACGGCAAGACGGTCGCCTCGTACGAGTACAACGTCGACGTGTCGCGCAAGGTCGTCGAGATGGCGCACTCGATCGGCGTGACGGTCGAGGCGGAACTCGGCGTGCTCGGCTCGCTCGAGACGATGAAGGGCGACAAGGAAGACGGCCACGGCGCGGAAGGCACGATGACCCGCGAGCAGCTGCTGACCGATCCGGAACAGGCTGCCGACTTCGTGAAGCTCACGCAGTGCGACGCGCTCGCGATCGCGATCGGCACGTCGCACGGCGCGTACAAGTTCTCGAAGAAGCCGACCGGCGACATCCTGTCGATCCAGCGCATCAAGGAAATCCACGCACGCATTCCGAACACGCACCTCGTGATGCACGGTTCGTCGTCGGTGCCGCAGGAGCTGCTGGCCGAGATCCGCGAATTCGGTGGCGACATGAAGGAAACCTACGGCGTGCCGGTCGAGGAAATCCAGGAAGGCATCAAGCACGGCGTGCGCAAGGTCAACATCGACACCGACCTGCGTCTCGCGATCACCGGCGCGATCCGCCGCTACCTGTTCGAGAACCCGGGCAAGTTCGATCCGCGCGACTACCTGAAGCCCGCGCGCGAAGCCGCGAAGAAGGTCTGCGTCGATCGCTACCTCGCGTTCGGCTGCGAAGGCCAGGCCGCGAAGATCAAGCCGGTGTCGCTCGACAAGATCGCCGAACAGTACAAGTCCGGCGCGCTCGCGCAGGTCGTGCGCTGA
- a CDS encoding phosphoribosylaminoimidazolesuccinocarboxamide synthase, translated as MSTLYESTLRSLPLLGRGKVRDNYAVGNDKLLIVTTDRLSAFDVIMGEPIPNKGRVLNQMANFWFDKLAHIVPNHLTGDAPEAVVAADEVEQVKGRAAVVKRLEPIMIEAVVRGYLAGSGWKEYQASGAVCGVALPAGLQNAQKLPEPIFTPAAKAELGEHDENITFEETERRIGTELAATIRDISIRLYKEAADYAATRGIIIADTKFEFGLDNHGKLYLMDEVLTADSSRFWPADQYQVGTNPPSFDKQFVRDWLEAQPWGKTAPAPALPADVVAKTAAKYQEALERITGQPLA; from the coding sequence ATGTCTACCCTTTACGAATCCACGCTCCGCTCGCTGCCGCTCCTCGGTCGCGGCAAGGTCCGCGACAACTACGCGGTCGGCAACGACAAGCTCCTGATCGTCACGACCGACCGTCTGTCGGCATTCGACGTGATCATGGGCGAGCCGATTCCGAACAAGGGCCGCGTGCTGAACCAGATGGCGAACTTCTGGTTCGACAAGCTCGCGCACATCGTGCCGAACCACCTGACCGGCGACGCGCCGGAAGCGGTCGTCGCGGCCGATGAAGTCGAGCAGGTCAAGGGCCGCGCGGCGGTCGTCAAGCGTCTCGAGCCGATCATGATCGAAGCGGTCGTGCGCGGTTATCTGGCCGGCAGCGGCTGGAAGGAATACCAGGCCTCGGGCGCGGTGTGCGGCGTGGCGCTGCCGGCCGGCCTGCAGAACGCGCAGAAGCTGCCGGAGCCGATCTTCACGCCGGCCGCGAAGGCCGAGCTCGGCGAGCACGACGAGAACATCACGTTCGAGGAAACCGAGCGCCGCATCGGCACCGAGCTGGCCGCGACGATCCGCGACATCTCGATCCGCCTGTACAAGGAAGCGGCCGACTACGCGGCGACGCGCGGCATCATCATCGCCGACACGAAGTTCGAGTTCGGCCTCGACAACCACGGCAAGCTGTACCTGATGGACGAAGTGCTGACCGCCGATTCGTCGCGCTTCTGGCCGGCCGACCAGTACCAGGTCGGCACCAACCCGCCGTCGTTCGACAAGCAGTTCGTGCGCGACTGGCTCGAGGCGCAGCCGTGGGGCAAGACGGCGCCGGCGCCGGCGCTGCCGGCCGACGTCGTCGCGAAGACGGCCGCGAAGTACCAGGAAGCGCTCGAGCGCATCACCGGCCAGCCGCTCGCGTAA
- the purE gene encoding 5-(carboxyamino)imidazole ribonucleotide mutase, with protein sequence MTEVQTAHTHSAPLVGVLMGSSSDWDVMKNAVAILQEFGVPYEAKVVSAHRMPDEMFDYAEKARERGLRAIIAGAGGAAHLPGMLAAKTTVPVLGVPVASKYLKGVDSLHSIVQMPKGVPVATFAIGEAGAANAALFAVSILSGTSVDYANRLAAFRVRQNEAAHAMVLPPLA encoded by the coding sequence ATGACTGAAGTCCAGACTGCCCACACGCACAGCGCGCCGCTCGTCGGCGTGCTGATGGGTTCGAGTTCCGACTGGGACGTGATGAAGAACGCGGTCGCGATCCTGCAGGAATTCGGCGTGCCGTACGAAGCGAAGGTCGTGTCCGCGCACCGGATGCCCGACGAGATGTTCGACTATGCGGAGAAGGCGCGCGAGCGCGGGCTGCGTGCGATCATCGCGGGCGCCGGCGGCGCCGCGCATCTGCCCGGCATGCTGGCCGCGAAAACCACGGTGCCGGTGCTCGGCGTGCCGGTCGCCAGCAAGTACCTGAAGGGCGTCGATTCGCTGCACTCGATCGTGCAGATGCCGAAGGGCGTGCCGGTCGCGACGTTCGCGATCGGCGAGGCCGGCGCCGCGAACGCCGCGCTGTTCGCGGTGTCGATCCTGTCCGGCACGTCGGTCGACTACGCGAACCGGCTCGCCGCGTTCCGCGTGCGCCAGAACGAAGCCGCGCACGCGATGGTGCTGCCGCCGCTCGCTTGA
- a CDS encoding 5-(carboxyamino)imidazole ribonucleotide synthase — protein sequence MTATPDSVSPILPGAWLGMVGGGQLGRMFCFAAQSMGYRVAVLDPDPTSPAGSVADRHLRAAYDDEAALAELAALCEAVSTEFENVPAASLDFLARTTFVAPAGRCVAVAQDRIAEKRFIEASGVPVAPHVVIESPAALAALDDAALDAVLPGILKTARLGYDGKGQVRVSTAREARDAHAALGGVPCVLEKRLPLKYEVSALIARGVDGRSAAFPLAQNVHHDGILALTVVPAPAADAARVEEAQQAAIRIADKLDYVGVLCVEFFVLEDGSFVANEMAPRPHNSGHYTVDACATSQFEQQVRAMTRMPLGNPRQHSPAAMLNILGDVWFPNGADAEPVTPPWDTVAAMPAAHLHLYGKEEARVGRKMGHVNFTAETRDDAVAAANACAQLLRVPLD from the coding sequence ATGACCGCAACTCCTGATTCCGTTTCCCCGATCCTGCCCGGCGCGTGGCTGGGCATGGTCGGCGGCGGCCAGCTCGGCCGCATGTTCTGCTTTGCCGCCCAGTCGATGGGCTATCGCGTCGCCGTGCTCGATCCCGATCCGACGAGCCCGGCCGGGTCGGTAGCCGACCGCCATCTGCGCGCGGCCTACGACGACGAAGCCGCGCTCGCCGAGCTGGCCGCGCTGTGCGAAGCCGTGTCGACGGAATTCGAGAACGTGCCGGCCGCGAGCCTCGATTTCCTCGCGCGCACGACGTTCGTCGCGCCGGCCGGCCGCTGCGTGGCTGTCGCGCAGGACCGCATCGCGGAGAAGCGTTTCATCGAGGCATCCGGCGTGCCGGTCGCGCCGCACGTCGTGATCGAGTCGCCGGCCGCGCTCGCCGCCCTCGACGATGCCGCGCTCGATGCGGTGCTGCCCGGCATCCTGAAGACCGCGCGGCTCGGCTACGACGGCAAGGGGCAGGTGCGCGTGAGCACCGCACGCGAAGCGCGCGACGCGCACGCGGCGCTCGGCGGCGTGCCGTGCGTGCTCGAAAAGCGCCTGCCGCTGAAATACGAAGTGTCGGCGCTGATCGCGCGCGGCGTGGACGGCCGCTCGGCCGCGTTCCCGCTCGCGCAGAACGTACATCACGACGGCATCCTCGCACTGACGGTGGTGCCGGCGCCGGCCGCCGATGCCGCGCGTGTCGAAGAGGCGCAGCAGGCCGCGATCCGGATCGCCGACAAGCTCGATTACGTCGGCGTGCTGTGCGTCGAATTCTTCGTGCTGGAAGACGGCTCGTTCGTCGCGAACGAAATGGCGCCGCGCCCGCACAACTCCGGCCACTACACGGTCGATGCGTGCGCAACCAGCCAGTTCGAGCAGCAGGTGCGCGCGATGACGCGCATGCCGCTCGGCAACCCGCGCCAGCATTCGCCGGCCGCGATGCTGAACATCCTCGGCGACGTGTGGTTCCCGAACGGCGCCGATGCCGAGCCGGTCACGCCGCCGTGGGACACGGTCGCGGCGATGCCGGCCGCGCATCTGCATCTGTACGGCAAGGAAGAGGCGCGCGTCGGCCGCAAGATGGGTCACGTGAACTTCACGGCCGAGACGCGCGACGACGCGGTCGCGGCCGCCAACGCGTGTGCGCAGCTGCTGCGCGTGCCGCTCGACTGA
- a CDS encoding L-threonylcarbamoyladenylate synthase has product MSIALPNTVTPAQIDAAAALLDAGQLVAFPTETVYGLGGDAANPEAVARIYAAKGRPANHPVIVHLPPGGDPGYWAADVPADARALIDAFWPGPLTLILKRHPRIPDAVSGGQDSVGLRCPSHPVAQALLAAFSARRGGHGGVAAPSANRFGHVSPTTAQHVRDEFGDTVHVLDGGASEVGIESTIVDLSRGFPALLRPGHVTPQQIADVLGRAPRLPDGSDATAPRASGTLKAHYAPRTPLALLPFDALEPLLAAAQADGERVALVARASRAGRWAQADGVHFIAAPEDPHAYARDLYGMLRALDRAQVARILVEKLPETVEWIAVNDRLGRAAAAFDAGDAAD; this is encoded by the coding sequence ATGTCCATCGCGCTCCCGAACACGGTGACGCCCGCGCAGATCGACGCGGCCGCGGCGCTGCTCGACGCCGGGCAGCTCGTCGCGTTCCCGACCGAAACCGTGTACGGGCTCGGCGGCGATGCGGCGAATCCGGAAGCCGTCGCGCGCATCTACGCGGCGAAAGGGCGTCCGGCGAACCATCCGGTGATCGTGCATCTGCCGCCCGGCGGCGATCCCGGCTACTGGGCCGCCGACGTTCCGGCCGATGCGCGGGCACTGATCGACGCGTTCTGGCCGGGCCCGCTGACGCTGATCCTGAAGCGCCATCCGCGCATCCCGGATGCCGTGAGCGGCGGCCAGGATTCGGTCGGTCTGCGCTGTCCGTCGCATCCGGTCGCGCAGGCGCTCTTGGCCGCGTTCAGCGCGCGCCGCGGCGGCCACGGCGGCGTGGCCGCACCGTCCGCGAACCGTTTCGGCCACGTGAGCCCGACCACGGCGCAGCACGTGCGCGACGAATTCGGCGACACCGTGCACGTGCTCGACGGCGGTGCGTCCGAAGTCGGGATCGAATCGACGATCGTCGATCTGTCGCGCGGCTTTCCCGCGCTGTTGCGGCCCGGTCACGTGACGCCGCAGCAGATCGCCGACGTGCTCGGCCGCGCGCCGCGTCTGCCCGATGGCAGCGACGCGACCGCGCCGCGCGCGTCCGGCACGCTGAAGGCGCATTACGCGCCGCGCACGCCGCTCGCGCTGCTGCCGTTCGACGCGCTCGAGCCGTTGCTCGCGGCCGCGCAGGCGGACGGCGAACGCGTCGCGCTCGTCGCACGCGCGTCGCGTGCGGGGCGCTGGGCGCAGGCGGACGGCGTGCACTTCATCGCCGCGCCCGAAGATCCGCACGCATATGCGCGCGATCTGTACGGGATGCTGCGCGCGCTCGATCGCGCGCAGGTCGCACGCATTCTCGTCGAGAAGCTGCCCGAGACCGTCGAGTGGATCGCGGTCAACGACCGGCTCGGCCGCGCGGCCGCGGCGTTCGATGCGGGGGACGCGGCCGACTGA
- a CDS encoding SGNH/GDSL hydrolase family protein, whose protein sequence is MQSRQSTPSRNRQRLLRTAQVAIAGAALALLAACGGGDDNSSSASNTPPSGVKMQVVSFGDSLSDVGTYSQIKLGFGGGRFTTNPGQVWTQNVAQYYGDTLQPANQGGFGIPLQATGGLGYAQGGSRVTLQPGIGHADASVPNPDYAQATTTPIADQVKQYLAQHGSFNAGQIVLINGGANDIFYQAQVAQAQGNTPAAQLAAAQAIGLAAQQLGGLVQQIVAAGATHVFVSNVPDIGGTPLALQGGTQAAFTQLSGLFNQTLAGTLAALQVDPTKYALVDTFTWQDGIAANYQANGFSVKNTDTACNLKAMVQAATQYGVANATAFGSSLFCSPQTYTVPNADQTYMFADTVHPTTRLHALFAQYVEQQIAKSGVGK, encoded by the coding sequence ATGCAGTCACGACAATCCACTCCGTCGCGCAACCGTCAACGCCTGCTGCGCACCGCCCAGGTCGCGATCGCGGGCGCCGCGCTCGCGCTGCTCGCCGCCTGCGGCGGCGGCGACGACAACAGCAGCAGCGCATCGAACACGCCGCCGTCCGGCGTGAAAATGCAGGTCGTGTCGTTCGGCGACAGCCTGTCGGACGTCGGCACCTACTCGCAGATCAAGCTCGGCTTCGGCGGCGGCCGCTTCACGACCAACCCCGGCCAGGTGTGGACGCAGAACGTCGCGCAGTACTACGGCGACACGCTGCAGCCGGCGAACCAGGGCGGCTTCGGCATCCCGTTGCAGGCGACCGGCGGCCTCGGCTACGCGCAGGGCGGCTCGCGCGTGACGCTGCAGCCCGGCATCGGCCATGCGGACGCCAGCGTGCCGAACCCCGACTATGCGCAGGCCACCACCACGCCGATCGCCGATCAGGTCAAGCAGTACCTGGCGCAGCACGGCAGCTTCAACGCCGGCCAGATCGTGCTGATCAACGGCGGCGCGAACGACATCTTCTATCAGGCGCAGGTCGCGCAGGCGCAAGGCAACACGCCGGCCGCGCAACTGGCGGCCGCGCAGGCGATCGGCCTCGCCGCGCAGCAGCTCGGCGGCCTCGTCCAGCAGATCGTCGCGGCCGGCGCGACGCACGTGTTCGTGTCGAACGTGCCGGACATCGGCGGCACGCCGCTTGCGCTGCAAGGCGGCACGCAGGCCGCGTTCACGCAACTGTCGGGCCTCTTCAACCAGACGCTGGCCGGCACGCTCGCCGCGCTGCAGGTCGATCCGACCAAGTACGCGTTGGTCGATACGTTCACGTGGCAGGACGGCATCGCGGCCAACTACCAGGCGAACGGCTTCAGCGTGAAGAACACCGACACCGCGTGCAACCTGAAGGCGATGGTCCAGGCGGCCACGCAGTACGGCGTCGCGAACGCGACCGCGTTCGGCTCGTCGCTGTTCTGCTCGCCGCAGACCTACACGGTCCCGAACGCGGACCAGACCTACATGTTCGCCGATACCGTGCACCCGACGACGCGCCTGCATGCGCTGTTCGCGCAGTACGTCGAGCAGCAGATCGCGAAGTCCGGCGTCGGCAAGTAA
- a CDS encoding sterol desaturase family protein — MRFDVELLLLALAPVFLLCIAWEAWHLARTRAQDHVYAWRDTLCNAALALMHQGADKLAWLFVIPVYAYCYAHFRLFTWHDGWLSFAVLFVGQDFLYYVFHRASHRVRWLWAAHVVHHSSERMNFSTAFRQSLMYPVAGMWVFWLPLAFVGFPPQQIVGIVLINLAFQFFVHTQAIGKLGWLEYVLNTPSIHRAHHARNPRYIDRNYAGVLVIWDRLFGSYVDESADDPPQYGIVEPLGSNNPLVATFHEWVSMAADALRVHGWRNRLRAIFGPPEWASAYHAQIAEAANHDPRTVPLAAVRDQ; from the coding sequence ATGCGATTCGACGTCGAATTGCTTCTGCTCGCGCTGGCGCCCGTCTTCCTGCTGTGCATCGCGTGGGAAGCCTGGCACCTCGCCCGCACGCGCGCACAGGACCACGTCTATGCGTGGCGTGACACGCTGTGCAACGCGGCGCTCGCGCTGATGCACCAGGGCGCCGACAAGCTCGCATGGTTGTTCGTGATCCCCGTTTATGCGTACTGCTACGCACATTTCCGGCTGTTCACCTGGCACGACGGCTGGCTGTCGTTCGCCGTGCTGTTCGTCGGCCAGGACTTCCTCTACTACGTGTTCCATCGCGCGAGCCACCGCGTGCGCTGGCTGTGGGCCGCGCACGTCGTGCATCACTCGTCCGAACGGATGAACTTCTCGACCGCGTTCCGCCAGAGCCTGATGTATCCGGTCGCGGGCATGTGGGTGTTCTGGCTGCCGCTCGCGTTCGTCGGCTTTCCGCCGCAGCAGATCGTCGGCATCGTGCTGATCAACCTCGCGTTCCAGTTCTTCGTCCATACGCAGGCGATCGGCAAGCTCGGCTGGCTCGAATACGTGCTGAACACGCCGTCGATCCATCGCGCGCACCACGCGCGCAACCCGCGCTACATCGACCGCAATTACGCAGGTGTGCTGGTGATCTGGGATCGCCTGTTCGGCAGCTACGTCGACGAATCGGCCGACGATCCGCCGCAATACGGAATCGTCGAGCCGCTCGGCTCGAACAACCCGCTCGTCGCGACGTTTCACGAGTGGGTGTCGATGGCGGCCGACGCGTTGCGCGTACACGGATGGCGCAACCGGCTGCGCGCGATTTTCGGCCCGCCCGAATGGGCGAGCGCTTATCATGCGCAGATCGCCGAGGCCGCAAACCATGATCCGCGCACCGTGCCGCTTGCGGCCGTGCGCGACCAATAA